One part of the Polycyclovorans algicola TG408 genome encodes these proteins:
- a CDS encoding DUF547 domain-containing protein — MHLQRFWTLCGLLAALVSAPALAFDHDYGDYGALLTDHVQLSDDRTRGSVDYAGLQQDRARLDALLEDWSAVSQKTFDGWSRDQQMAFLINAYNGFTLALILTEYPDLKSIRDLGSLFRSAWKIEFFSLLGKKRHLDWLEHDTLRAHYPDPRIHFAVNCASVGCPALQPRPFTAAQLSTQLDTATQRFLQDRARNHFDAESGTLHVTPLLDWYGDDFTVQGRVDRKAWLAQHAEWLTDTDAERARLRRQDFTLAFTDYDWSLNDAHR, encoded by the coding sequence ATGCACCTTCAACGCTTTTGGACACTGTGCGGGCTTTTGGCAGCGCTGGTCAGTGCGCCCGCGCTGGCCTTTGATCACGACTACGGCGACTACGGCGCCCTGCTGACAGACCATGTCCAGCTCAGTGACGACCGGACGCGCGGCAGCGTGGACTATGCCGGCCTGCAGCAAGACCGTGCCCGGCTGGACGCGCTGCTTGAAGACTGGTCCGCCGTCAGCCAGAAGACCTTTGATGGCTGGTCGCGCGACCAGCAGATGGCCTTTCTCATCAACGCCTACAACGGCTTCACCCTGGCGCTGATTCTCACCGAATACCCCGACCTGAAGTCGATACGCGATCTGGGTTCGCTGTTCCGTTCGGCGTGGAAGATCGAGTTCTTCAGCTTGCTCGGCAAAAAACGGCACCTGGACTGGCTGGAGCACGACACCCTGCGCGCCCACTACCCCGACCCGCGCATCCACTTTGCCGTCAATTGCGCGTCGGTGGGTTGCCCGGCGCTGCAGCCCCGGCCGTTTACCGCCGCACAGTTGTCGACGCAGCTCGACACCGCCACACAGCGGTTTCTGCAGGATCGCGCGCGCAATCACTTCGACGCCGAGAGCGGCACCCTGCACGTCACACCCCTGCTGGACTGGTACGGTGACGACTTTACGGTGCAAGGTCGTGTCGACCGCAAAGCATGGCTGGCGCAGCATGCCGAGTGGCTGACTGACACCGACGCCGAGCGCGCAAGGCTGCGCCGTCAGGACTTCACCCTCGCCTTTACCGACTACGACTGGAGCCTCAACGATGCCCACCGCTAA